A region of Ammospiza nelsoni isolate bAmmNel1 chromosome 8, bAmmNel1.pri, whole genome shotgun sequence DNA encodes the following proteins:
- the AS3MT gene encoding arsenite methyltransferase → MATPIGQQIHQEVQDYYGKELQKSEDLKTNACITSARPVSKLVRDALERIHEEVVARYYGCGLVIPECLTSCWILDLGSGSGRDCYLLSQLVGEQGHVTGIDMTEGQVEVAKKHIAYHTDKFGYRKPNVEFFHGYMEKLGDAGLADESYDIVISNCVINLAPDKRAVLQEAFRVLKPGGEMYFSDVYASQRLSETIRKHRVLWGECLAGALYWRDLYSIAEEVGFSPPCLVTASPITIGDKELEGIVGDCRFVSATYRLFKVPAGSRTGPAQVTYNGGIVGHERELVFDANFTFKEGEVVNVDAEMAAILQSSRFAEKFLIRAGGANAAAPQGCCSKGLKEKICDPFQLLEWLRAPGPARCPGGTCGLQGAAQS, encoded by the exons A TGGCAACTCCCATCGGACAGCAGATCCACCAGGAGGTGCAG GACTACTATGGCAAAGAGCTGCAGAAGTCAGAGGACCTCAAAACCAATGCGTGCATCACCTCAGCCAGGCCCGTTTCCAAGCTGGTGAGAGATGCTCTGGAGCGCATCCATGAGGAGGTGGTGGCCAG GTACTACGGCTGCGGTCTGGTGATCCCTGAGTGCCTGACATCGTGCTGGATTCTGGACCtgggcagcggcagcggcaggGACTGCTACCTGCTGAGCCAGCTGGTTGGGGAGCAGGGCCACGTCACCGGCATAGATATGACCGAGGGCCAA GTTGAGGTGGCCAAGAAGCACATTGCCTACCATACGGATAAGTTTGGCTACCGAAAGCCGAATGTGGAGTTCTTCCATGGTTACATGGAGAAGCTGGGTGATGCCGGACTGGCTGACGAGAGCTACGATATTGTCAT CTCCAACTGTGTGATCAACCTTGCCCCTGACaagagggctgtgctgcaggaggccTTTCGTGTGCTGAAG CCCGGGGGAGAGATGTACTTCAGTGACGTCTATGCCAGCCAGCGCCTGAGTGAGACCATCCGGAAGCACCGGGTGCTGTGGG GAGAATGCCTGGCAGGAGCCCTGTACTGGAGAGACCTGTACAGCATTGCTGAGGAGGTGGGGTTCAGTCCCCCATGCCTGGTCACCGCCAGCCCCATCACCATTGGCGACAAGGAGCTGGAGGGCATTGTTG GCGACTGCCGCTTTGTTTCTGCGACTTACCGCCTGTTCAAGGTGCCGGCTGGCAGCCGGACCGGGCCAGCACAGGTCACCTACAATGGCGGCATCGTGGGGCACGAGCGAGAGCTGGTGTTTGATGCCAACTTCACCTTCAAG GAAGGAGAGGTGGTGAACGTGGATGCTGAGATGGCTGCGATCTTGCAGAGCTCCAGGTTTGCAGAGAAGTTCCTGATCCGAGCTGGTGGAGCCAatgctgcagcaccacagggcTGCTGTAGCAAGGGACTGAAG GAGAAGATCTGTGAtcccttccagctgctggagtggcTGAGAGCCCCAGGTCCTGCCAGGTGTCCTGGTGGCACCTGTGGTCTCCAGGGTGCTGCTCAGTCTTAA
- the BORCS7 gene encoding BLOC-1-related complex subunit 7: protein MAAGGAADAQARFGHSVKGLLTEKVTSCGTDVIALTKQVLKGSRSAELLGQAARNMVMQEDAILHSEDSLRKMAIITTHLQYQQEAIQKNVERSSNLQDQLSHLLK, encoded by the exons ATggcggcggggggcgcggcGGATGCCCAGGCGCGCTTTGGCCACTCGGTGAAGGGGCTCCTGACCGAGAAGGTGACGAGCTGCGGCACCGACGTGATCGCTCTCACTAAGCAGGTGCTGAAGGGCTCTCGTAGCGCCGAG CTGCTGGGTCAAGCTGCCAGAAACATGGTGATGCAAGAAGATGCCATCTTGCACTCGGAAGAT AGTTTAAGAAAAATGGCCATAATAACTACTCATCTACAGTACCA gCAAGAAGCAATTCAAAAGAA CGTTGAGCGCTCGTCAAACCTTCAGGACCAGCTGAGTCACTTGCTGAAATGA
- the LOC132076247 gene encoding steroid 17-alpha-hydroxylase/17,20 lyase, whose product MALLGALLLALALLCTWRLARRRDTLPMATATGLGRPRSLPALPLVGSLLQLAGHPQLHLRLWRLQGQYGSLYALWMGSHYVVVVNSYRHAREVLLKKGKDFAGRPRTVTTDLLSRGGKDIAFASYGPLWKFQRKLVHTALSMFGEGSLALEKIICREAASLCETLSAAQDTALDMAPELTRAVTNVVCSLCFNSSYRRGDPEFEAMLEYSQGIVDTVAKESLVDIFPWLQIFPNKDLTLLKKCLQVRDQLLQQKFTEHKEAFCGDTVKDLMDALLQVRLSAENSSPLEPGLELTDDHLLMTVGDIFGAGVETTTTVLKWAVLYLLHYPEIQRKIQEEMDHKIGLVRHPHLSDRPLLPYLEATISEVLRIRPVSPLLIPHVSLADTSIGEYSIPKGARVIINLWSVHHDEKEWDKPEEFNPGRFLDEQGQHIHSPSPSYLPFGAGIRVCLGKVLAKMELFLFLAWVLQRFTLECPEDQPLPSLEGKFGVVLQVQKFQVKARLREAWRAAS is encoded by the exons ATGGCGCTGCTGGGcgccctgctgctggccctggccctgctctgcacctgGCGGCTGGCGCGACGGAGGGACACCCTGCCGATGGCCACGGCCACGGGGCTGGGGCGCCCACGGAGCCTGCCGGCCCTGCCGCTGGTGGggagcctgctgcagctggctgggcacccccagctccacCTGCGGCTGTGGCGCCTGCAGGGCCAGTACGGCAGCCTGTACGCCCTCTGGATGGGCTCCCACTACGTGGTGGTGGTGAACAGCTATCGGCACgccagggaggtgctgctcaAGAAGGGCAAAGACTTCGCCGGACGGCCCCGCACC GTGACCACGGACCTGCTGTCCCGGGGGGGCAAGGACATCGCCTTCGCCAGCTACGGGCCCCTGTGGAAATTCCAGCGCAAGCTGGTACACACTGCCCTCTCCATGTTCGGTGAGGGCTCGCTCGCCCTCGAGAAGATCA TCTGCCGGGAGGCCGCGTCCCTGTGCGAGACGCTGAGCGCTGCGCAGGACACGGCCCTGGACATGGCCCCCGAGCTCACACGGGCCGTCACCAACGTGGTCTGCTCCCTCTGCTTCAACTCCTCGTACCGCCGGGGGGACCCCGAGTTCGAGGCCATGCTGGAGTACAGCCAGGGTATCGTGGACACCGTGGCCAAGGAGAGCTTGGTGGACATCTTCCCCTGGCTCCAG ATATTTCCCAACAAGGACCTGACCCTGCTGAAGAAATGCCTCCAGGTCCGGgaccagctgctgcagcagaaattcACTGAACACAAg GAAGCTTTCTGTGGAGACACTGTGAAGGACCTCATGGATGCCCTCCTGCAAGTGAGGCTCAGTGCTGAGAACAGCAGccctctggagccagggctggagctgacTGATGACCACCTCCTCATGACAGTGGGGGACATCTTTGGGGCCGGTGTGGAGACCACCACAACTGTGCTCAAATGGGCTGTGCTCTACCTGCTCCACTACCCTGAG ATCCAGAGGAAGATCCAGGAGGAAATGGACCACAAGATCGGCCTGGTGCGTCACCCCCACCTCAGCGACCGCCCGCTGCTGCCCTACCTGGAGGCCACCATCAGTGAGGTGCTGCGCATCCGGCCTGTGTCCCCCCTGCTCATCCCACACGTGTCCCTTGCTGACACCAG CATTGGCGAATACTCCATCCCCAAGGGTGCCAGGGTCATCATCAACCTCTGGTCTGTGCACCACGACGAGAAGGAGTGGGACAAGCCCGAGGAGTTCAATCCTG GCCGCTTCCTGGatgagcagggccagcacatCCATTCACCCTCACCCAGCTACCTCCCCTTCGGAGCTGGGATCCGTGTCTGCCTGGGAAAAGTCCTGGCCAAGATGGAGCTCTTCCTCTTCCTGGCCTGGGTGCTGCAGAGGTTCACACTGGAGTGCCCTGAGGACCAGCCCCTGCCCTCGCTGGAGGGCAAGTTTGGTGTCGTGCTGCAGGTGCAGAAGTTTCAGGTGAaggccaggctgagggaggcctggagagcagcctcGTGA
- the WBP1L gene encoding WW domain binding protein 1-like isoform X3 gives MLLLKSLSVGLVTLVGFWLVWTIIIILSCCCVCHHRRTKHRLQAQQRQHEINLIAYREAHNYSALPFYFRFLPNYLLPPYEEVVNRPPTPPPPYSALHQQCVPAGSSSTIPDPPRALQPAQSSSAAPSSNISSTDSTGAPGRGDSEPSSTVLDERAVTKMQSVEPGSTSTGAELVERAAPDKDTECKEELLKGYSSESLEQSSAIPDAKDKTPGRQRRFTGDSGIEVCVCNRGHHDDDLKEFDGLIDDALDGPLDFCDSCSGRPHGDEEEGLFSATEEQHREHSHHHLPRQPVCVLLNTINEQDSPNSCTNNSPS, from the exons ggTTTTGGCTGGTGTGgaccatcatcatcatcctgagctgctgctgtgtttgccaTCACCGCCGCACCAAGCACCGGCTGCAGGCGCAGCAGCGGCAGCACGAGATCAACCTGATCGCCTACCGGGAGGCGCACAACTACTCAGCCCTGCCCTTCTATTTCC GGTTTTTGCCAAACTATTTGCTACCTCCCTATGAGGAAGTGGTGAACCGACCGCCGACCCCCCCGCCCCCGTACAGTGCCTTACATCAGCAGTGtgtcccagcaggcagcagtaGCACAATCCCAGACCCgcccagggccctgcagccagcacagagcagctctgcagcacccagcagcaaTATCAGCAGTACTGACAGCACCGGGGCGCCCGGCCGCGGGGACTCCGAGCCCTCCAGCACCGTGCTGGACGAGAGAGCCGTCACCAAAATGCAAAGCGTCGAGCCCGGCAGCACCAGCACGGGAGCTGAGCTCGTGGAGAGGGCTGCTCCTGATAAGGATACAGAGTGCAAGGAGGAACTGCTGAAAGGTTACAGCTCTGAGAGCTTAGAGCAGAGCAGCGCCATTCCCGACGCCAAGGACAAGACCCCGGGCAGGCAGCGCCGTTTCACCGGCGACTCGGGCATAGAAGTCTGCGTGTGCAACCGGGGCCACCACGACGACGACCTCAAAGAGTTTGACGGGCTCATCGATGACGCTCTGGACGGGCCCCTGGACTTCTGTGACAGCTGCAGCGGCCGTCCCCACGGGGACGAGGAGGAAGGGCTTTTCAGTGCCACGGAGGAGCAGCACCGCGAGCACAGCCACCACCACCTGCCCCGGCAGCCGGTGTGTGTACTCTTGAACACAATAAATGAGCAGGACTCTCCAAACTCTTGTACCAATAACTCCCCCAGCTAA